The Suricata suricatta isolate VVHF042 chromosome 16, meerkat_22Aug2017_6uvM2_HiC, whole genome shotgun sequence genome contains the following window.
tgtgtctccctctctgcccctcccccattcacactctctttctctcaaaaataaagtttaaaaaaaaaagtgaattttaaaagccCAGACCACCCTGCGGCCAAACGCTGAGGGTCAAATTCACTAAAGAACAAAACTACTTTTAAACTGGAGGTTAGGAATTACACGGAAAACCCCTGGGacggggagggcagggagagggctcaCTCTACAGCGGAACTGCTGTTTCCCACTGTCCCTTCCCTTCTGAAGCCATCCCACTTCTCTGCATTAATGAAGGGGACGGCGCCCCTCTAGGCACCAAGGGTGCTAGAGAGTGCAGGTAAGTGCTTTGCACGGCGCAATCATACAGTAGGCGCGCAACAAGGTTGTGTAGGCAAACTAGTCCGAGTTTCCTTGAATGGCTCAAGGGTTCATTTTTTCACAAGCCGCTAGTTTGGGCCACTCTCCGGCTCGCGAAAGACAGGAGTGGGGGAAACCAGGACGAGGAGGAGGCCTACGCCATCCCCGCATAGGTGGACACACGCCTCCAGCTGCACCCAGACCCGCCTTCCTCACGGGACACAGCGCGCCTGCGCGCCACACCCGCTTCCGGTCCCCCCAAGACGCCTGCGCAATGGGCCCAGGAGTCCACTCTGGCTGCGCTCGAGGCTTACCTCCTGCTGAGCGAGCAGCACCCTCCGCTCAcgctctttctcctcctcccggGCCTGAGCCTCGTCGCGCCGCACGCGGGCGACATTGTCCTTGTTCCGGACATGCCAGCTCTTCTTGGGCAAGATATTCATGGCGTCGTAGCCGGTCACCGACTGCCAGGCCCGCCTCCAAGCACTTCCTATTGGCGAGAGTGCCCCTCCTTGTTGTTCCTCCCTTAGCCACGGATTGGTCCTGGGCTCGTTGCTACGCCCCCAGGCCCATAACGAGAGCTGATTGGTCGAAATGCCCGAATTCGGGTTGGCGTAGCCTAGCGACCGCCTCTCACCAAGGTTTTGAGCCAAGCAGGCGTCCCCACCCTGAAGCTTACCGGACGCGGCCGCTGATTGGCTGATATGCCCGTCAGGTCTTCTGGAGGCTAATCACTTGATCGACTCGTGTCcgactcctccccccacctccccaccgcGTTTCTGGATGCAAtttacaaagcaggctctgcaaacTGAGCTGTCTTTATTGATGGGAGAAAAACGTTCACTGTACTCTAAGGGTGGGGGAGCTTCAGGGTCCTGGAAATCCCCTAATCCCAAAGCTGTAAGGGCGTAGGTTTTTCTccactttttccattttacagatggtgtGCTGGAGACTTGCAAAGGGTCTGGGTGGGCAGGTTTGGGTCAGAAAGTGGGACATCGTTTTGAGCAAGGCTAGGGGAGGTCAAAGAGCTCCGTTGGCAGAGCTCAGAGCCACAGCGCGCTGTGCCAAGAAGACCTTATTCTGCGCCTCCTAGGTAAAGGGTAAAGAGAGGTAGGGGTGAAACAGGCCTCTCTCCCCACTGTTTCTTCACATATCCAGGACCCATTCCCAGCAACCCGTTTGGCTCACCGTCTCTATCTGGCGTTTGAGCTCAGAGATAAGACGTCCATAGGAGTTAGCCAAGACCAAGGTATACACCATCAGGAGACTAGAGGACACAGACATAGTCTAAGAGCGTTGTGGGTGTGGCTTCTATCTTCAACTTATGGCCCCTTAGAAACCAAGGATCTgaacccccagccccctcctccctcagacccaggagtccaggccccACTTCGTACTCTCTAGACTCAAGAATTTGGGGCTCCAGCCCCTTTCTCTTTTAGAAACAGGCAATGGGGGCCCCAGATCACACAACCTCAGTCCCAAGAGTCTGGACCCTCTCACCTGGAGATTAACAGAAGAGGCACAGCAAACGCCTGGGttcccaagaaaaaaagaaagttctgggTGATCCGAGGGAGCCTGGAAATAGACTCAGGGATCTTGGCCCAGATGGACGGCTGACCTCGAAATGGACCACACAGCTTAGAAGGTGGGATCCTGAAGaagtcagagacagacagggcTCAAGGATGGCCAAGATTCAGAATCCTGGACGACGtcggagggagagagggagggagaggaaagtgCCTCACACTTACAAGAAGATGCTATAAAGCACGGGAACAGCAGAGATGGTCAGACCCAGGAGAAGGACCAAGGGGAAAAAGAAGTTCACTGTGGAGGCCCGAAAGGTGCGGGAGGCCGGAGAGCAGGTGAAGAAAAGGGTGAACTGcgaggagaaggaggaaatttGAGACACAAGAATCTGAGCCCTAGCCCGTTTTCACCATCCTGGAGTCAGgatcccgccccccccctcctcccccccgtCAGGGAACCAGAAATCCCTAGACATTTGCTGCTATCAGACCCAGGAGTCCGGCTCCTTCTTCCCTCGGACCGAAAAGATAAGATGCCCTAGGCCCCTTCTCCCACATCCAGAAGTCTGTCCTCCAGACCCCCCTCTCTCCGGATGGAGTAGTTGGGAACCGTCGCAGCCCCACTCCCCCAGGACTCAGAAGTCCGCCACACTCCTCACCTTCTTGAGATAGAAAAGTAGCAGGAACTTGACCGTGTTGAGCATAGGTAGTAAAGGGCAGAAAAAACTCCCAACCCAGACCACCGTCTGCGCGTAGATAAGCCCCAGCACCTCGTCGGGCACCTGGAACTCCTGGGTCCCCACCGTGCGTCCCAGCGCCCCGGGACAGAGGCCACAGAGCAGCCTgacgggcggggcggggccgggttGAGTCAGAGGTGCGACGGCCCGGGATGCCCCGCCTCCACCGCCCCCCGCCAATCAGCAGTGAGCAAGACTGAGGAGGGGTGGAGCTTTCAAAGTCCTGGAGGGGGTGTGTCCAGAGACGGGGGGCGGTTCTGAAGACTAGATGGACTCGATGTAGGGGCGGGGCCAGAGGGAAGTAACTAGGTAACAAAGGGGGCGTGGTCCGTGAGCTTGGGGTGTAGGAAAGGGGCGGGGCTACCGCGCGGGGCGGGGCTCTCACTTTCGAGGAAACTGGATGAGCAGCATAACAGCCAGACCAGCCAGTAGATCAAAGAGCAGGAGTTTGTACATTTCCTGCCCCAGCCGAGTCTCCCAGCACTGAGGAAGGAAGTCATGGGTCAGAAGGACCTCAGGACTCCAGCCTCTAAGGACCAATGATCCAAGTCTCCAAATCACAAGCCACGGAGATCCTTAATATCATTTCTCTGGAGGTCCTCAGTTTTCTCCCACATCCCTAACCCCTGTCCTCAAGACCTCAGACCTGATGTCTGGACCCACCccgcctcctcctctccttcaaGGTCCCAGGATTTGgggtccccctcctcctcaccgGTAACTCTTTGTAATTGTAGCCACAGGCTTTGCACTCCTCGGCCTCGGCATTGCCCCCGCAAGTGATCTGattccagagagagaagagcaagacCAGAAGGGAGGCCAGGCGGAGGAACACCGTCCTGGcggcggagggggaggggaggaggagagaagggggagtcAGCGCTGACCCGTGTTCACCATGTGCTGCACCCCTCCTGTGCGGAGCACACAATTCTCCCCGTTtcacagaagaaactgaggctctgtgaCCAAGAGTCAGGATCTGAATACAGAGCTCACCGGGCCCCATATCCCGGGACTCCGCGCCGTATAAACTGCAGCCAGTGCCGCTCAAACCAGCCCGCCATCatcccccgcccgcccccccaaAGCTAGAACCTGAGCAGGATAAAAACAATCTGGCGGCTCCTGGTGTAGCCTTCTAGCGGGGCAATGAGCTTGAACACAGGTGGCAGCAAGAAGTTGACGCCGGAGATGAAGATGGACGGAAGGAAATCCACCCCAAGCTTCACCAGGGGCATCTCCTGGACGAGGGGCATCTCCTGGGGGAGAGGGCGGACCAATCAAAAAGGCTCTGGGGTTCTGGAGGAATCCGAACATACACCCCCATTCCTCCTCAGACCGCAGGAACTCTAGACTTCAGTCCTCTCCAAACCGGGAAATGTGAGTTCCAGGCCCGCAGgacgcccctcccccagggccctccGCACCTGCAGCTCCACAGTGGCCCCTGTGGCCCAGTAGACTCCGTAGAAGGCGGCTCCCAGGAGCGCCATCACCAGCAGATTGAGCAGGAGCCGCACCGACCACACCTTGGCTTGCTGGCCCAGGGTCCGCACTGCAGCCTGGCGCCGCACCGCGGCTTCCTCCAGCTCCACCTGCCGTCGGGAGAGACGTCCATTTGGGCTCAAGTCCCCCTGCTCGACTTGAACTGACACAGCACCGTCCAAGGGCTTCTCTAATCCTGGTCCCAACCCCTCTCGGTCCTCCAAGTGACCGTTTAGCtctctggccccgcccctccagcGCCCCACCCAGCACCGACGGGTCACGCACAGATCCGCTCCCCTGAGGCCCCGCCCAGCACTCCCGCCCAAAGCCCGGTTCCAAGTCGCTTCTAGGTCCAAGACCTGTACCTTACCCCGTGGAGCTTCAGGCCCCGGCGCCCTCCTGCCACTTGCGTTTTCCTGGGCCCTTTGGCCTCAGGTATCCCTACTGtggcctcctcccagccctctccTTTCCCGAGGCCGGCCTCCTTGGCAGGAAGCGCCATCCAGCGTCTCTCGGGGAGCTCGGTCGAGGTCCCACCCCCTCTGGCCCCTCTGCGCCGGTGGCCCTCCACGCGCACCTGCAGCTCGTAGAGGATGATGCGCTGGCGCAGCCGCACGTGGACATCCCCGCGGAGGCCGAAGTCCCAGGCGGAGAACACGCGGTGGCTGTAGCTGGTCAGGGCTCCGGACTCGGCCAACAACGTCTGTTTCAGTCCTGACACGGAGCTGAGGGAGGGAAGAGCCAGGAGACATGGATGTGGGAGATCAGCCCGCTCTTAGGGGACAAACAGGGAACAGGAACCCTAGGGCCTCAGCGAACTGCTAGCTAGCAGAGAGTAAGAGACTAGACACATGGAGCCAAAGACCAAGAGAGAGATTCAGGGGCAGACTCGGGAACATACAcactggagaggcagagagacagaaacccagcAGATAGGGATAGAGctccagagagaaggggacagggacCCAGAGTGAGACAAAGaccctggggagggacagaaattTAGAGGGGACACTAAGACAGATTCAGAGAAAGGGGTACAGACAGGGaaacagggaaaaagaaatctagaaagaGGAGTCAGAGACTCAGAGGGAAGAACAGACGcccagagaagggggtggggaggaagacccagagaaaggagggcagagactCAAATAAGTGGGGCAAAAACCCAGGGTTGGGGggacagagaagcaaagaaaattggGCCCGGAGGCTCCGTACCCACATTCGCTGCTGCGGCGCAAGCCCCCAGCTCCCCTTGGGTGAACTCTTACAGAGGACGGGCTTCTGGTCTCTTCCAGCCGGGCCCCTTGAATCCGCTCCATTGTGGCGCCCGTAGAACCTTCCTTTTATGCAGATGGATGGCACTGCCCTCTAAAACCTATTCCACAGCTTCTCCTTATTCTTGATGTTTAGGCTCCTTCATCGCTCAGCCAGCGTGCACCTGGTCTAGCCCCCGCCTGCTTGTTGAAGCTCAgatcctgtccctcctcctcctcctgccccacgACCTTTCATTTCTCAGAAAATTCCAAACCTCTtctcaccacagggcctttgcacttgcagtTCCCACTGCCCAGAATGTCCAGGTCTTAGCTGCTCACCTGGCTGgtttcttctcatctttctgGCCTCTACCTCCAGGTCACTTCCTCAGATAGTCCTTAACTGACCTCTCCATCGAACAAGGCTCCCCACCCATTCTCTATCATGGGGTGGTGGCAAACTATGGCACcagcttttataaataaagctttattggaacatggCCGCGTGTGCCCATTTATTTACTGTCAACAGCTGCCTTAACCCGGCAACAGCAGAGTTGAATTCACACGAAGACCGTGTGGCCGGAAAACATGAGGATATTTCCCATCTGGTCTTTATCGAGAAAACCTTGCTGACCCCTGCTCTCTCGCCTCGAGCATAGCCCCCCATTTGCTTCCTATATGGTACTAGTCCCAACTGAAATAGctgatttgctatttttaaatattttaaatatttatgtttgagagagcgagagatggaccacaagcgggagaggggcaaagagagggggagacacaggatccaggcTGACGCAGGCCccggccccgagctgtcagcacagtgcccaacaaggggctcaaactcacggactgtgagatcgtgacctgagctgaagtcggacacttaaccacttaaccgacccagccgcccaggcgcccccggctgatttgctttttatttatctcGCAATTTATCTCCCCTCCGGGACTGTGAGCTGCACCAAGGTAGGGGGACCCGCATCCGATATCCCCGGGCccggcacagtgcctggcatctagGAGACGCTCCGCAGTGTTTTCTCTTCCAGGCCCGCGGCCTCCCCTCTGCCGCAGCCCCTCCCCGTAGGGCACTCCCACTCTTGCCTGAATGCCAGCGAGTCCCGGATTTGCGTCTCCGGCGCAGACTTGTCTCCAGGACCCACGTACAAGGCTGCCTACTCCTCATGCCCCTTGGGGGTCCCAAGCCGCCTCCCAATGGCCGAGGCCGCCCCCTGCAGGTGGGGCTCTCCTCATCTCCCCCTGCGCTGCCCTTCCAGGTGCTCCACACCAGAGTCATCCCCGACttccacccccccttcccccatccagTCACTGGAGACGCCTCTGGGCTCAGATCCCGGGGGTCTCCCTCTTACGTGGAGAACGGGCCAGGGCGATCCACGGTGTTCACAGAAAGGATGGGGGGGTGAAATGGGGGCGGTTGAAGGGATCTTGAGGGAGCTTCTGGAGGCCGGTCATGTTCCGCTGGAACATACCAAGCTCTGCCCTTTGGTTTCTGCATGTTTCTGGATATGTGTGATATGTTTACAATGAAAGATATGtaggggcatctcggtggctcagtcctttgatcCTCcttctcttgactttggctcagggtgtgatctcacagtccgtgagttagagccctatgttgcgctctgtgctgacagcagagagcccccttcagatcccctgtgcccccccctccgcccctgtCCCACTGGtgtgtgcactgtctctcaaaataaataataggggcacctgggtggctcaggtcagatctcatgttcgtgggttcgagccccgtcaggctctgtgctgacaactagctcagagcctggaacctgcttccggttctgtatctccttctctctttgcccctccccctctcatgctctgtctctctatcaaaaataaataaaatattaaaagaaatttttaaattgtcctaaaaaaataataataaacttttaaaaaactgccaCCACAAAGAAAGACGTGATAATGAGAAGAGGTGGGGGCGCCAGCTAATGCTAGAGTGGCAATCACGTGGCAATACATAAATGTATCAGATCAGCGCCTTGCACACCTTTAATATACACAATGTGATTTATGTCAAGTATATCTCAAagctggggggggagggtggaaattcaatgggaaggaaaagaaacggGAAATCCGAAATCGACCCCTGCCAGCACCCAGGTGCAAGCCGCCACCTCCCTTGCCTGGATTGTCACCACAGCCTCGCCACTGCGGCGCCCTCGGCTTGCTcatcccccactccccgcccGCCTTTCCTGCccgtctcccctcctccctccttccgcCCCCCACAGAGTTGGAGAGGACGCCTTTTGAAAGCTAAATCAGATCAGGGTGGTCTGCTCGAGAGCCTGCATGAGTCCCACATCACTCTGAGCAGTCAGATCCTTAACAGAGTAGGACGCCTCCTGGtggctctccccacctccccgtcCACCCTCCACCACGCATCCCTGCCCCTGGCTTGCTCTGGCTGTGCTCTCCGCCTGCAATGCTCACTCCCTGGGTATTTATCTGACCAGATCCTTCACCCCCTTCGACGTCTTTATGTGAATGTCTGTCTCATTGAGGCTTCCCGGGGCCCCCTAAATACAGCTGCCTGGCACATACTCATGGGCAGCGCGCCGCACCTGCTTTCTGTCCAGCGCCCCCTCACCCCCTAACACACGACGTCACTGACGCATTTATGGCTTCTTCCTTATCCCTTGTCTCCCCCTGGTAAATTGTCAGCTCCCCCAAGACCGGACtctgtctggtttttgtttgtgtctAGAACCCGGCAGCCaccacatagtaggcacttaatatcTATTTCCAGAACGAGTGAGTCATCCCGTTTGTGTCCCATAAAGCATATCTCCCTCCAGAAAAGAGGTAGTTAATTTGTGTGGTTAAGCACTTACCTTCCTGCACCAGACTCTAAAGCCACAGGAAGGAGAAACTTCCCAGTTTGTCACTGGTCTTTAGCactaatgaaacattttaatgcGATTCAAGTCCAACTGAGAGAAAAGGATCGCACCGCGAGACTCCGGATTCTTGGGGAGGCCGCTTCTACCACCACAACTCCCTCCCCAGGGTCCCTGGTGTCACTGACCGATTGAGGATGAGCACCAAGTGCAGGAGGCCAATGACAAAGACGGAGCACAGGTAGGCGACCGCTAGGTGTCGATAGGGTGGGTAGAACCCATAGAAGAGAGGAGACCATTCTAGAAAACCCTGTCGAGGGAAAGGTCACCGTGGGGCCAGGGAacggggggtgaggggggcgggcACCGAGGTTCAGAGGGGGGctcccaggcacccaggcactcacCTCTCCTGAGAGCAAGCTGAAGAGATGGGTGGGGAAGGTGACCAGGCCTTGGGGGCCGGGGTTGTAGAAGCCGCAGGGAGAGGAGGTGTCAGGGCCAGGGGGACCCGGGGGCGCCCCTTCCAGCCAGGTGGGCAGCAGCGTCATGCAGGCCTTCAGCACGGAGGCCAGCACGTTGAGAAGCAGCAGAAACCGGAGCAGGGAGAAGTAGGACTCGGTGCCGGCTCCAAActggcctgcagggggcgccgGAGAGGCCTGGGGCTGTTTTCGGagtcctccccagcccctcctccctcaggcccAGGAGTGGGCCCCCCCCCCAGACAGCAGCCTCAGCCCTGCGCACCCCCGATCCTCTTCAGCGTCCACGCCCAGGGCTGCACGGTGTGCAGACGTTCCCGAAGCTGCTCCTTTGACCGCCGGAGCCGCAGCGCCCAGTGGGCCTTTGTGGAATCCGATCCCTGGGCCACTTCGTCCCTGGCTCGGCTCTGCCTGGTACAGAAACAGATTCAGAGATGGAAAATGGAGGGCCTAGCACCCCCAAACGGACACCCCCAAACGTAGAAGCGCCCCAGCAGTGGGACCGGGGGGTGACGCGCAGGGTTTTGGTAACTGGGATACTCTGCAGCGCTCGGAGCAGACACATCTGAGAGGCCGGGCGGAAATCGGCGGGTGCAGCGCTGTACAGAGAGTTCGAGAACCGGCGCGCTCACGCCGCGCTCTTTAGGGACGCACTGGCGGGGGGCAGAACTGCGCAGGAAAGCAGGGACGCGTATTGGGAGGGATcattgtgggggggaggggggacaggggcaCGCGGTGCTTCCGCGCCCGCAGAGCTGAGCCCCGTGGCCCAGGTGCCGGCGCTGGGCGCTCGCCGTGGGGGCCTCCGAGCTGGATGCTTCCTGCACTTTGCTGCAGGCAGGTCTCATGAAGGGCAAGTGGAAAGAATACGGGTCTGGGTTTTGTCCCTGTTCCTGGCGCATAGCGTTAAAAACCCTCGGAAGACCCTAAGTGAAGGTCCAGGTGTCTTCTAGAGCGCAAAGGTGGTGACGGTTGCACGCCGCCTGCGTGGGGGCTGGTTGTCAGGGAAACCACcgcaggtgggaggtgggaggggcttgGAGCTTGCAGCCTCATCCCCGACCTCCAGGGGGCGGAGCGGGGCTGGAGGCAGAGTTCGATGGCCAGCAGCTCGAGGTTTAATCGAGCCCACCTGTGCCACGGAACCTGCATAGAAGCCCGAAGGGACGGGGCTCGGAGAACAATTTCAAGACGCACGACCCGGAGCCCGTTCTCAGACGGGCCTGGCACTCGCCCGCTGTGCGGCTCCTGGCTGGAAATGCACGAGACACTCACGCCTTCCAAAAGTGGGAGTGCGGCCCTTTGCTTTCAGGAAAGATCCAGATTGCTCTGAGCTTTACGCCGAGCGGGCTTCGGGAAGCTCGGGGAGCCCCTAACTTGACCGCGCAGCGTTCCCCAGCCCCCGCCAGCTCCGTAgcggaagggaaaggaggagcgACAAACTTCAAGAAGCAGGAGGCAGACCAGAGACACACATCaagcagaggaacacagagaagagGGTCTGGGAGGCGGGACTGCCTGGAGTCAGAGACGCAAGGGCCCGGGCAGGCGGAGACCGAGGACGCAGCAGCCGCCTCGGCCCACACCTGGGTGGGAAGCGGCGGCGAGCCTCACCTGTGGGCCCGGCGCGCCTGCATGGGCCAGGGAAGTTCCCGGGAGGGAACGGGTTGCTCCAGCTCCTTTTGGGCGGCTTCTGCCACGGCCTGGACGTTGGTCTCtccatcttcttcctcctccctcgaTGCCCCCCAGGGGAGAACCCCGGGTCCTCGGTACCGAAGGGTAGCAGCGCTGGGGAGCTCATTCAACACGGAGGAGAGcgaggggcctggggcaggggagcgggggctgggagggtgcaggactcccagcccccaggcccctcctccctcagacccaggagtccagacccccagcccctcctccctcagacccaggaaccCTGATCCTCAACTCCTTCCTCAGATCCAGGAATCCTGAACCTcaggccctcctccctcagacctaGGAGTCTGGGCCCCGAGCCCCCTCCTCCCACAGATCCGGAGTCcaggcccccagggcccctctgcAAACACCCAAATGTGCCCCCACTCCCCCAGGGCTGAGGA
Protein-coding sequences here:
- the TMC4 gene encoding transmembrane channel-like protein 4 produces the protein MEEGPTWEPEAWGSSGAWPAPRGARTGPSLSSVLNELPSAATLRYRGPGVLPWGASREEEEDGETNVQAVAEAAQKELEQPVPSRELPWPMQARRAHRQSRARDEVAQGSDSTKAHWALRLRRSKEQLRERLHTVQPWAWTLKRIGGQFGAGTESYFSLLRFLLLLNVLASVLKACMTLLPTWLEGAPPGPPGPDTSSPCGFYNPGPQGLVTFPTHLFSLLSGEGFLEWSPLFYGFYPPYRHLAVAYLCSVFVIGLLHLVLILNRSVSGLKQTLLAESGALTSYSHRVFSAWDFGLRGDVHVRLRQRIILYELQVELEEAAVRRQAAVRTLGQQAKVWSVRLLLNLLVMALLGAAFYGVYWATGATVELQEMPLVQEMPLVKLGVDFLPSIFISGVNFLLPPVFKLIAPLEGYTRSRQIVFILLRTVFLRLASLLVLLFSLWNQITCGGNAEAEECKACGYNYKELPCWETRLGQEMYKLLLFDLLAGLAVMLLIQFPRKLLCGLCPGALGRTVGTQEFQVPDEVLGLIYAQTVVWVGSFFCPLLPMLNTVKFLLLFYLKKFTLFFTCSPASRTFRASTVNFFFPLVLLLGLTISAVPVLYSIFLIPPSKLCGPFRGQPSIWAKIPESISRLPRITQNFLFFLGTQAFAVPLLLISSLLMVYTLVLANSYGRLISELKRQIETEAQNKVFLAQRAVALSSANGAL